From a single Gemmatimonadota bacterium genomic region:
- a CDS encoding CBS domain-containing protein yields MRVRDYMTTAVFYLKADRGLVGAREIMNWAHVRHVPVVDERRCVIGVLSHRDIVRASASPFDAGEGHLQVSQRVWSVPVTEVMSQNVRTIKPDASIREAARTMREGKFGCLPVVDDAGVLVGIITEHDLLWVVEALAPEPEDAD; encoded by the coding sequence ATGCGCGTTCGCGACTACATGACGACCGCCGTGTTCTATCTGAAGGCCGACCGCGGGCTGGTGGGAGCTCGGGAGATCATGAACTGGGCGCATGTGCGGCACGTTCCAGTCGTCGACGAGCGCCGCTGTGTGATCGGTGTGCTGAGCCACCGCGACATCGTGCGGGCGTCGGCCTCCCCGTTCGACGCCGGCGAAGGTCATCTGCAGGTCTCGCAGCGCGTCTGGAGCGTTCCGGTTACAGAGGTCATGTCCCAGAACGTTCGCACCATCAAGCCCGACGCGTCCATCCGTGAGGCTGCCCGGACCATGCGCGAGGGAAAGTTCGGCTGCCTTCCCGTCGTGGACGACGCGGGCGTCCTGGTCGGCATCATCACCGAGCACGACCTGCTGTGGGTCGTCGAGGCGCTCGCCCCAGAGCCCGAGGACGCCGACTGA
- a CDS encoding FAD-dependent oxidoreductase produces MARRVVVLGGGFAGLESAFLLRHRLHDDVHLTLVSDDNTFLFRPNTIYVPFGADPDQFRVPLREPCDRQGIELVHARAVGIDVAARRVHLSSSSNLSFDDLIVATGAAMRPSEIPGLADFGNPIWTPHDMQQLGRSLTETIARARAGQVSRILFLIPPNNKCAGPLYELVFMVDTHLRREGVREAIELVWTTCEHAYIQAFGPKIDEVVEGEFQERRIVGYRDWEVVEVLEDRVRYRNGEEIPYDLLVAFPPYVAAVDFDGLPTDDRGFIRTESPSRSVLGVEGIYAPGDAGDFPVKQAFLAFLQADAVAEDIIGAVRGKPPRIAFDPVSMCVMEQFDKAVFAQVPLRLTGDPQRPVEVRPDAGSDYRVGVSPAWRLGKKMLGFYLPMRFRAGEPFHAGSAWTMMELGLKGMSGVLSH; encoded by the coding sequence ATGGCACGGCGCGTGGTGGTGTTGGGAGGGGGATTCGCGGGACTCGAATCCGCGTTCCTGCTGCGTCACCGGCTGCATGACGACGTCCACCTCACGCTGGTGTCGGACGACAACACCTTCCTCTTTCGACCCAACACGATCTACGTCCCCTTCGGGGCCGATCCGGATCAGTTCCGGGTGCCGCTCCGGGAGCCGTGCGACCGTCAGGGCATCGAGCTGGTGCATGCGCGCGCCGTGGGCATCGATGTCGCCGCCCGGCGTGTCCACCTGAGCTCCAGTTCGAACTTGTCGTTCGACGACCTCATCGTAGCCACCGGCGCGGCCATGCGTCCCTCCGAGATTCCGGGACTGGCGGATTTCGGCAACCCCATCTGGACGCCGCACGACATGCAGCAACTGGGGCGCAGCCTCACGGAGACGATCGCGCGCGCCCGTGCGGGTCAGGTGAGCCGCATCCTGTTCCTGATTCCCCCGAACAACAAGTGCGCCGGACCCCTGTATGAACTGGTGTTCATGGTCGACACGCACCTTCGTCGCGAGGGCGTGCGCGAAGCCATCGAGCTGGTCTGGACCACCTGCGAGCACGCCTACATCCAGGCGTTCGGCCCCAAGATCGACGAGGTCGTCGAGGGGGAGTTCCAGGAGCGGAGGATCGTCGGGTATCGAGACTGGGAAGTCGTGGAGGTGCTCGAGGATCGGGTGCGCTACCGGAACGGCGAGGAGATTCCGTACGATCTCCTGGTCGCTTTTCCACCCTATGTGGCAGCGGTGGACTTCGACGGCTTGCCCACGGACGATCGTGGCTTCATTCGTACGGAGTCACCGAGCCGCTCGGTGCTGGGCGTCGAGGGAATCTACGCGCCGGGCGACGCGGGGGACTTCCCCGTGAAACAAGCCTTCCTCGCCTTCCTGCAGGCGGACGCGGTGGCCGAGGACATCATCGGCGCCGTGCGGGGCAAGCCACCCCGCATCGCGTTCGATCCGGTCTCGATGTGCGTGATGGAGCAGTTCGACAAAGCCGTCTTCGCCCAGGTGCCTCTCCGCCTGACCGGCGACCCACAGCGCCCCGTGGAGGTCCGCCCGGACGCCGGCTCGGACTATCGCGTGGGGGTCTCCCCGGCCTGGAGGCTCGGAAAGAAGATGCTGGGTTTCTATCTGCCGATGCGGTTCCGCGCCGGCGAGCCGTTCCATGCCGGCTCTGCCTGGACGATGATGGAGCTTGGGCTCAAAGGCATGTCGGGCGTGCTGTCCCACTGA
- a CDS encoding EAL domain-containing protein produces the protein MTEPERPTSTRSASTIGRVWTLSLTLMACAAALVVAGGVFFRSRATIEEIESLGQGLDLLRLERDVGFAAGTAELRALWLLYDGSGESEYRTAVERFEKEMDRSSQVLASLPATDAWQPVVQRLAGLATEASDYLAGPRTPSEVRGWMEDFPERFSGIFPSDPRGRWSALLGTVQGAQYAIYSGFGYGELALSRHAFLQGITPTDASLVPVLTANAGNLEQLGVTRPEGFSPFEEDLDIARAVSADAQIGVLVQSLRTGPRVRRVEGDIDYLVGRSRVPWFSNEQQLLLFTLDLAAELDESAEEVLSRAENLLAVARVRAIRDSRGALAAAIMAFGLGAVLLSLLWRGRQREEAHLRSVAETDALTGICNRFALFAREQTRLRNPEAAPFALVHMDLDHFKEINDRYGHAVGDAALVEFAKVCRSVVRASSDTVARIGGDEFVIVLHGLADPHQEAETVVDRIHALLETPMDLLGHRLSIKTSAGIAVATEPVELENLLHQADVALLEAKKAHPSRRTIFQRNLHGNLIHEIEDALREGRVQPVFQPIVRATNHQTAGFEVLARWVREDGTQVPSESLVRVLQSLGITSRWLRIILARIAEIEPQLGDDLKGRFWINVSLADLVARGDEAIPALFQASGIPLQRLGVEVTERVCRADLVAVRETLRELRALGVQVALDDLGSDGVPLRHLLDLPLDRVKLDGGLIRGLERSENVRHIVQGLFAIAVHLKLQIVAEQIETPEEQRALVQLGVTYLQGNLIRGAVPADEVVAIVRSGHPSPVHGVA, from the coding sequence ATGACGGAACCCGAACGTCCCACGAGCACCCGGAGCGCCTCGACCATCGGGCGTGTCTGGACGCTGAGCCTGACGCTCATGGCCTGCGCGGCGGCGCTGGTCGTCGCAGGGGGTGTGTTCTTTCGTAGCCGGGCTACCATCGAGGAAATCGAGTCCCTGGGTCAGGGGCTGGATCTCCTGCGCCTGGAGCGGGATGTAGGCTTCGCGGCCGGCACGGCCGAGTTGCGGGCCCTCTGGCTGCTCTACGACGGCAGTGGTGAGAGCGAGTACCGCACGGCCGTGGAGCGGTTCGAGAAGGAGATGGACCGCTCCAGCCAGGTCCTGGCCAGCCTGCCGGCCACCGACGCCTGGCAGCCCGTGGTGCAGCGATTGGCCGGCCTGGCAACGGAGGCCTCCGACTATCTGGCCGGCCCACGGACCCCGAGCGAGGTCCGGGGATGGATGGAGGACTTCCCGGAGCGCTTCAGCGGCATCTTCCCGTCCGATCCCCGGGGACGGTGGTCGGCGCTGCTCGGGACGGTGCAGGGCGCTCAGTACGCCATCTACAGTGGCTTCGGATACGGAGAGCTGGCGCTGAGCCGCCACGCGTTCCTGCAGGGGATCACTCCGACGGACGCGTCCCTCGTGCCCGTGCTCACGGCCAACGCGGGGAATCTCGAGCAACTGGGCGTCACCCGCCCCGAGGGATTCTCACCCTTCGAAGAGGACCTGGACATCGCGCGCGCCGTTTCTGCGGACGCTCAGATCGGCGTCTTGGTGCAGAGCCTGCGCACCGGGCCGAGGGTGCGCCGTGTGGAGGGCGACATCGACTACCTGGTCGGTCGCTCCCGCGTGCCTTGGTTCTCGAACGAGCAGCAGCTCCTCCTCTTCACCCTGGACCTGGCCGCCGAGTTGGACGAGAGCGCGGAGGAGGTCTTGAGTCGGGCCGAGAACCTGCTCGCGGTGGCGCGTGTGCGCGCCATTCGCGACAGCCGCGGGGCCCTGGCCGCGGCGATCATGGCGTTCGGCCTGGGCGCGGTGCTGCTGAGCCTGCTCTGGCGGGGGCGCCAGCGGGAGGAAGCACACCTCCGCAGCGTGGCCGAGACCGATGCGCTCACGGGCATCTGCAACCGCTTCGCCCTCTTCGCGCGGGAGCAGACTCGGCTCCGCAACCCCGAGGCGGCTCCGTTCGCGCTCGTGCACATGGACCTCGATCACTTCAAGGAGATCAACGACCGCTACGGGCACGCGGTGGGTGACGCCGCCCTGGTCGAGTTCGCCAAGGTGTGCCGAAGCGTGGTCAGGGCATCCAGCGACACCGTGGCCCGCATCGGCGGTGACGAGTTCGTCATTGTGCTGCACGGGCTCGCGGACCCCCATCAGGAAGCGGAGACCGTGGTGGATCGCATCCACGCCCTGCTCGAGACTCCCATGGACTTGCTCGGGCATCGGCTCTCGATCAAGACCAGCGCAGGCATCGCCGTCGCTACCGAGCCCGTTGAGTTGGAGAACCTGCTCCATCAGGCGGACGTGGCGCTCCTGGAAGCCAAGAAGGCACATCCGAGCCGGCGCACCATCTTCCAGAGAAACCTGCACGGCAATCTCATCCATGAGATCGAAGATGCGTTGAGGGAAGGCCGTGTACAGCCGGTCTTCCAGCCCATCGTTCGAGCGACGAATCACCAGACCGCCGGATTCGAGGTATTGGCGCGTTGGGTGCGGGAAGACGGCACCCAGGTCCCTTCCGAGAGCCTCGTGCGCGTGCTCCAATCGCTGGGGATCACCAGCCGTTGGCTTCGCATCATCCTGGCACGCATCGCCGAGATCGAGCCCCAGCTGGGCGACGATCTGAAGGGACGCTTCTGGATCAATGTCAGCCTGGCCGACCTGGTTGCGCGGGGAGACGAGGCGATCCCCGCGTTGTTCCAGGCTTCCGGGATTCCGCTGCAGCGCCTCGGTGTGGAGGTAACCGAGCGCGTCTGTCGCGCCGACCTCGTAGCCGTGCGCGAGACCCTGCGTGAACTTCGAGCGCTGGGGGTCCAGGTGGCACTGGATGACCTGGGCAGCGACGGTGTGCCGCTGCGTCATCTCCTCGACCTGCCCCTCGATCGCGTGAAGCTGGATGGAGGTCTCATCCGCGGGTTGGAGCGGTCGGAGAACGTGCGTCACATCGTGCAAGGACTGTTCGCGATCGCGGTGCACCTGAAGCTGCAGATCGTGGCGGAGCAGATCGAGACTCCCGAAGAGCAGCGTGCCCTGGTGCAGCTCGGGGTGACGTACCTTCAGGGGAATCTCATCCGTGGGGCCGTGCCGGCGGACGAGGTGGTGGCCATCGTGCGTTCGGGCCATCCCAGCCCCGTACACGGGGTCGCCTGA
- a CDS encoding helix-hairpin-helix domain-containing protein: MTNGVNPSISNDDIAAVLERVADLLEVQNGDVFRVRAYRRGADSIRSCDQAVASLVEEEGLEALEALPAIGEGLARAISTYVRTGRLPMLDRLEGEVCPEDLFRTVPGVGETLAKRIHRDLDIETLEDLELAAHDGRLEHVEGFGPRRVRQIRDTLAGMLGRASRRRARRYRPHEARETDVAAVQEYGEPIRPSVDTLLDIDAEYRGRAERGNLPLIAPRRFNPEGVAWLPVLHTARGGRPFTALYSNTARAHELGRTHDWVVIYADGEGPEERFTVVTERSGRLAGQRVVRGREREQPPSNAG; the protein is encoded by the coding sequence ATGACCAACGGCGTGAATCCGAGCATCTCCAACGATGATATCGCCGCCGTGTTGGAGCGCGTGGCGGACCTGCTCGAGGTGCAGAACGGAGACGTCTTCCGCGTGCGTGCCTATCGGCGCGGCGCCGACAGCATCCGGTCCTGTGACCAAGCCGTGGCCAGCCTCGTCGAAGAGGAAGGGCTGGAGGCGCTGGAAGCACTGCCGGCGATCGGAGAGGGACTGGCCCGCGCCATCTCGACCTACGTGCGTACGGGCCGCCTCCCCATGCTGGACCGGCTGGAGGGCGAGGTCTGCCCTGAAGACCTCTTCCGCACCGTGCCCGGCGTCGGCGAGACCCTGGCCAAGCGTATCCACCGAGACCTGGACATCGAGACGTTGGAGGACCTCGAGTTGGCCGCGCACGACGGACGTCTCGAGCACGTGGAGGGATTCGGGCCCCGCCGCGTGCGCCAGATCCGGGACACCCTGGCCGGCATGCTCGGGCGGGCCTCCCGCCGCCGGGCCCGTCGCTACCGACCCCACGAGGCGCGCGAGACCGATGTGGCAGCAGTGCAGGAATACGGCGAACCCATCCGTCCGTCGGTCGACACACTCCTCGACATCGATGCCGAATACCGGGGACGCGCCGAACGGGGCAATCTTCCCCTCATCGCGCCGCGTCGCTTCAACCCGGAAGGAGTCGCCTGGCTTCCCGTACTCCACACCGCCCGGGGCGGGCGCCCGTTCACGGCGCTCTACTCCAACACCGCGCGCGCCCACGAGCTGGGGCGCACTCACGACTGGGTCGTGATCTACGCCGACGGAGAGGGTCCGGAGGAACGGTTCACGGTGGTCACGGAACGCTCGGGCCGGCTGGCTGGTCAGCGCGTGGTACGGGGGCGCGAGCGGGAGCAACCGCCCTCGAATGCAGGATAG
- a CDS encoding DUF411 domain-containing protein, translating into MRIATITLITVVLGGGAVAASRLFADSSSAPDPAIVAAAGPVMVYKTPTCGCCSAWVDHLREAGFEVEIRDMNDLSGIKADLGVDPRLQSCHTAVIDGYIVEGHVPATDIARMLKEKPDIAGIAVPGMPVGSPGMEGPRKDPYDVLSFDHQGKVEVFQPHR; encoded by the coding sequence ATGCGCATCGCCACCATCACGCTGATCACCGTTGTCCTGGGAGGCGGCGCTGTGGCCGCCAGTCGCCTCTTCGCGGACTCCTCGTCTGCCCCCGACCCTGCCATCGTCGCCGCTGCGGGGCCGGTGATGGTCTACAAGACCCCGACCTGCGGATGCTGCAGCGCCTGGGTGGACCACCTGCGCGAGGCCGGCTTCGAGGTGGAGATCCGGGACATGAATGATCTCTCCGGGATCAAGGCGGATCTGGGGGTCGATCCTCGACTGCAGTCCTGCCACACCGCGGTCATCGACGGATACATCGTAGAAGGGCATGTGCCGGCCACCGACATCGCTCGTATGCTGAAGGAAAAGCCGGACATCGCCGGTATCGCGGTCCCGGGCATGCCCGTGGGCTCGCCCGGCATGGAGGGTCCCCGGAAGGACCCGTATGACGTGCTGTCCTTCGATCATCAGGGCAAGGTCGAGGTCTTCCAGCCCCACCGCTGA
- a CDS encoding SLC13 family permease has product MSLPLISLLALLAAILISSFTRVNVGVLAIAFAFIIGTGLGDLGVRDVVRGFPSNLFLTLVGITLLFSMARQNGTLDRITSAALGLARGRAGLVPVVFFLLALVFATAGPGNIAATAMLAPVAMAAAGRAGIPPLLMAVLVCNGANAGGLSPIAPTGIIANDLMAQIGLVGFEWRNYLNALVAQTFVAVIGFLVLGGPKLLAAGGKRVDGAMMGLERQEWQWQQKWTLIVIGLLLVAIVLLDLDVVMGAFLAAGLLSVSGATDEQEALAKVPWAAILLVCGVTVLVAIVGSSGGIDLAARWMAGASNPVSVNGLIAFVTGVLSVYASTSGVILPAFIPMVPGLVENLGGGDMLAITSSINVGGHLVDVSPLSTLGAICLAAAPDEVRSKLFNQLLVWGLSMSLVGAVVCWVFFGILG; this is encoded by the coding sequence GTGAGCCTTCCGCTCATCTCCCTGCTGGCGTTGTTGGCGGCGATTCTCATCAGCAGCTTCACCCGCGTCAACGTCGGCGTGCTCGCCATTGCCTTCGCGTTCATCATCGGAACGGGACTGGGCGACCTCGGCGTGCGGGACGTGGTGCGGGGCTTTCCCTCCAACCTCTTCCTGACGCTTGTGGGCATCACGCTTCTGTTCTCGATGGCGAGGCAGAACGGGACCCTGGACCGCATCACCAGCGCCGCCTTGGGGCTGGCGCGCGGACGGGCCGGCCTGGTGCCGGTGGTCTTTTTTCTCCTGGCCCTGGTGTTCGCCACGGCAGGGCCCGGGAACATCGCAGCCACGGCCATGCTGGCGCCGGTCGCCATGGCCGCGGCAGGTCGGGCCGGGATTCCCCCGTTGCTCATGGCGGTGCTGGTGTGCAACGGAGCCAATGCCGGCGGGCTCTCACCGATCGCACCCACCGGGATCATCGCCAACGATCTGATGGCGCAGATCGGGTTGGTGGGATTCGAGTGGCGCAACTACTTGAACGCACTCGTTGCGCAGACGTTCGTGGCGGTGATCGGATTCCTGGTGCTCGGAGGGCCCAAGCTGTTGGCCGCGGGCGGGAAGCGCGTGGACGGTGCTATGATGGGGCTCGAGCGCCAGGAATGGCAGTGGCAGCAGAAGTGGACGCTGATCGTGATCGGGCTCTTGTTGGTGGCGATCGTGCTCCTCGATCTGGACGTGGTGATGGGCGCATTCCTGGCGGCGGGCCTGTTGTCGGTGTCCGGGGCGACGGACGAGCAGGAGGCCCTGGCCAAGGTGCCCTGGGCGGCCATCCTGCTGGTGTGCGGCGTGACGGTCCTGGTGGCGATCGTCGGGAGCAGCGGAGGCATCGACCTGGCTGCGCGCTGGATGGCCGGGGCGTCCAATCCCGTGAGCGTGAACGGACTCATCGCCTTCGTGACCGGGGTGCTGTCCGTCTACGCCAGCACCTCGGGTGTCATCCTGCCGGCCTTCATCCCCATGGTGCCCGGATTGGTCGAGAACCTCGGTGGCGGCGATATGTTGGCCATCACCTCGTCGATCAACGTGGGAGGCCACCTGGTGGATGTGTCTCCCCTGTCCACGCTCGGGGCGATCTGCCTCGCTGCGGCGCCCGATGAGGTGCGGAGCAAGCTCTTCAACCAGCTTCTCGTCTGGGGGCTCTCGATGTCACTGGTCGGGGCGGTGGTCTGCTGGGTGTTCTTCGGCATCCTGGGCTGA
- a CDS encoding winged helix-turn-helix domain-containing protein, giving the protein MISARMGPIWWPALGAPSLPSMDTPTHLRFGEFTFEVATGELLGPTGPQRLQPQPAQVLTLLATRGGELVSREELQARIWPETKVEFDQGINYCIRQIRAALGENADAPRFIETLPRRGYRFLVPVERGVAGAGTPRPRTHRRFAIRVSLAALVVVAGLMWVRGRAAPVQASLERLVLLPLADPGFGAGDTGAFNRALSEALVVELTRLGEGRLAVIGPATTQAAVDAGEGAPAIGERLGADFLVSGGARAADSLVFVQLVRASDGAHLFAERVPYLGTDPTTLAQRLARDLLEATTSGSDAR; this is encoded by the coding sequence ATGATCTCTGCCCGCATGGGTCCCATCTGGTGGCCGGCGTTGGGCGCGCCTAGCTTGCCGTCGATGGACACGCCCACGCACCTGCGTTTTGGGGAGTTCACCTTCGAGGTCGCCACGGGCGAGCTGCTGGGACCCACCGGTCCGCAGCGGCTGCAGCCCCAGCCGGCTCAGGTGTTGACGCTACTCGCCACGCGCGGGGGCGAACTGGTGTCCCGAGAGGAGCTGCAGGCTCGGATCTGGCCGGAGACCAAGGTCGAGTTCGATCAGGGGATCAACTACTGCATCCGTCAGATCCGCGCCGCGCTCGGCGAGAACGCCGACGCGCCTCGCTTCATCGAGACCCTGCCACGACGAGGGTATCGCTTTCTGGTCCCGGTCGAGCGCGGGGTGGCGGGAGCGGGGACGCCGCGCCCCCGTACCCACCGGCGCTTCGCGATCCGCGTCTCGCTCGCTGCGCTCGTCGTGGTGGCGGGCCTGATGTGGGTCCGGGGCCGGGCAGCGCCCGTCCAGGCATCGCTCGAGCGCCTGGTTCTGCTTCCGCTCGCGGACCCCGGGTTCGGGGCGGGGGATACGGGCGCCTTCAATCGCGCGCTCAGCGAGGCACTGGTCGTCGAGCTGACGCGGCTGGGCGAAGGAAGGCTGGCGGTGATCGGGCCTGCCACGACGCAGGCCGCAGTGGACGCCGGAGAGGGCGCGCCGGCGATCGGCGAGCGACTGGGAGCGGACTTCCTCGTATCGGGTGGCGCGCGCGCCGCGGATTCGCTGGTGTTCGTGCAATTGGTGCGGGCTTCGGACGGAGCGCACCTGTTCGCGGAGCGGGTGCCCTATCTGGGGACCGACCCCACGACGTTGGCGCAGCGCCTGGCTCGTGATCTCCTGGAGGCCACGACCTCGGGCTCCGACGCGCGCTAG
- a CDS encoding long-chain fatty acid--CoA ligase — translation MLNLALTLDHAARRHPSATAFVLADTQLDFASLDAAARKVAAGLHRLGVRPGDKVALSCPNLPWFPMVYYGILKAGAVVVPLNVLFKRREIAYHLSDSQARVYLCFEGTEALPIGAEGKAGFDEVPSCEHLVSISAGAERLFPDVPTLQELLAAESGTWETVGTAADDTAVILYTSGTTGTPKGAELSHSNMLLNAMASAELFHLHHTSRWLLALPLFHSFGQTVQMNAGVLRGAMSVMLPRFDPGAALSLFREHRITHFAGVPTMYWALLAHADAHGVDLAPLSEHLRYAVSGGASLPVQVLKDFEARFQVSIQEGYGLSETSPVASFNHLDQVRKPGSIGTPIWGVEMRVTDEDGHDVPVGEPGEIVIRGHNVMKGYYRRPDATAEAFRDGWFRSGDVARMDEDGYFFIVDRTKDMILRGGYNVYPREVEELLMELPGVSLVAVVGIPDESHGEEIKAFVVPKPGASLTAADVIEWCRDRIAAYKAPRIVEFRDSLPMNATGKILKRELRG, via the coding sequence ATGCTGAATCTCGCGCTCACCCTCGATCACGCGGCGAGGCGGCACCCTTCGGCCACGGCCTTCGTCCTCGCGGACACGCAGCTGGATTTTGCGAGCCTGGACGCTGCTGCGCGCAAGGTGGCGGCGGGGTTGCACCGACTCGGCGTGCGCCCTGGCGACAAAGTGGCACTAAGCTGCCCCAACCTTCCCTGGTTCCCCATGGTCTACTACGGGATCCTCAAAGCGGGGGCGGTGGTGGTGCCCCTCAACGTGCTGTTCAAGCGCCGCGAGATCGCCTACCACCTGTCTGACAGCCAGGCGCGCGTCTACCTCTGTTTCGAGGGGACGGAGGCGCTTCCCATCGGCGCGGAAGGGAAGGCCGGTTTCGACGAGGTGCCCAGCTGCGAGCACCTGGTGTCGATCTCCGCGGGTGCGGAGCGCCTGTTCCCGGATGTGCCGACACTGCAAGAACTGCTGGCGGCCGAATCGGGAACCTGGGAGACGGTGGGCACAGCCGCGGACGACACGGCGGTCATCCTCTACACCTCGGGAACCACCGGGACGCCCAAGGGAGCGGAGCTGTCACATAGCAACATGCTGCTGAATGCGATGGCGTCGGCGGAGTTGTTCCACCTGCACCACACGTCGCGCTGGCTCTTGGCACTTCCTCTCTTCCATTCCTTCGGACAGACCGTACAGATGAATGCGGGCGTGTTGCGGGGCGCGATGAGCGTCATGCTCCCGCGCTTCGATCCCGGTGCGGCGCTGTCTCTGTTCCGCGAGCACCGGATCACCCACTTCGCCGGCGTGCCCACGATGTACTGGGCACTGTTGGCCCATGCCGACGCGCACGGCGTGGACCTCGCTCCCCTCTCGGAGCATCTGCGCTATGCGGTGTCTGGTGGCGCCTCGCTCCCGGTGCAGGTACTCAAGGACTTCGAGGCGCGCTTCCAGGTGTCCATCCAGGAAGGGTACGGTCTCTCGGAGACCTCTCCGGTGGCCAGCTTCAACCATCTGGATCAGGTGCGAAAGCCGGGTTCGATCGGAACTCCGATCTGGGGCGTGGAGATGCGGGTGACCGATGAGGATGGGCACGACGTTCCGGTCGGGGAGCCCGGCGAGATCGTGATTCGTGGTCACAACGTGATGAAGGGCTACTATCGCCGGCCGGATGCGACCGCCGAGGCATTCCGGGACGGTTGGTTCCGCTCGGGTGACGTCGCCCGCATGGATGAGGATGGATACTTCTTCATCGTCGACCGGACCAAGGACATGATTCTCCGGGGCGGATACAACGTGTATCCCCGCGAGGTCGAAGAGCTGCTGATGGAGTTGCCCGGAGTGTCCCTGGTGGCCGTGGTTGGCATTCCCGACGAGAGTCACGGGGAAGAGATCAAGGCCTTCGTGGTCCCGAAGCCGGGTGCCTCCCTGACCGCCGCGGACGTCATCGAGTGGTGCCGGGATCGCATCGCGGCCTACAAGGCGCCGCGGATCGTCGAATTCCGGGACAGCCTGCCCATGAACGCCACCGGCAAGATCCTCAAGCGGGAATTGCGCGGCTGA
- a CDS encoding Xaa-Pro peptidase family protein, with protein MVHTRSRGILALVACLSLSALPLSGQTPEQPYFDWTSMDEVPSELAARRGRFQVALRGAERPVLLVPGAEGLSDGETFRQDDDFWYLTGLEVPRSILAIEGEGSTLFVPERDFRFENPDRRNDFPGRALAADPELARHTGIERVLPFDSLDALLATMEGDGRPVLVHADPRPVPLPLFGPPPTAAQRLVTWLAARHPSLERRDATPLFQRIRAVKTASEIRRIRRAAMLTASAIAESVAFVRDGVSERELEARFEAACKRGGAQRIPFHPIIKSGPNALWPWRILAAHYDRRNRAMRSGEVVVFDVGCELDHYLSDVGRTFPVSGRFTAEQRELLEMEVSVSDRILEAIRPGVTFAELRAVADQAIPAHERPYMQAALFFGHAIGLSTGDPFDETAPLEPGMVFTVEPWYYNHERGLSVFTEDVVVVTETGVEVLTAGLPRSPAALEALVGAVVPQ; from the coding sequence ATGGTGCACACCCGAAGCCGCGGTATCCTGGCGCTGGTTGCGTGCCTGTCGCTGAGCGCGCTTCCGCTCTCCGGCCAGACGCCGGAGCAGCCGTACTTCGATTGGACCTCCATGGACGAGGTACCCTCCGAGCTCGCGGCCCGCCGAGGCCGTTTCCAGGTGGCTCTGCGGGGGGCGGAGCGGCCTGTGCTGCTGGTCCCTGGTGCCGAGGGCCTGTCCGACGGGGAGACGTTCCGGCAGGACGACGACTTCTGGTACCTGACCGGGCTGGAGGTGCCTCGCTCGATCCTCGCCATCGAGGGCGAGGGGAGCACGCTGTTCGTCCCGGAGCGTGACTTTCGCTTCGAGAATCCGGATCGACGGAACGACTTCCCTGGTCGCGCCTTGGCCGCGGACCCGGAGTTGGCGCGTCACACCGGCATCGAACGCGTGCTGCCGTTCGACTCACTGGATGCTTTGCTGGCCACCATGGAAGGAGACGGCCGACCCGTGCTCGTCCATGCGGATCCGCGGCCTGTCCCGCTGCCGCTGTTCGGCCCCCCGCCGACGGCCGCCCAGCGCCTGGTGACCTGGTTGGCCGCCCGGCACCCCAGCCTGGAGCGGCGCGACGCGACGCCGCTCTTTCAGAGGATCCGCGCGGTGAAGACGGCCTCCGAGATCCGGCGCATCCGCCGTGCGGCAATGCTCACCGCTTCAGCGATCGCCGAGTCCGTGGCCTTCGTTCGCGACGGGGTCAGCGAGCGCGAGCTGGAAGCCCGCTTCGAAGCCGCGTGCAAGCGCGGGGGCGCGCAGCGCATCCCCTTTCATCCGATCATCAAGTCGGGCCCCAACGCGCTGTGGCCCTGGCGGATCCTGGCCGCGCACTACGATCGTCGGAACCGCGCCATGCGGAGCGGGGAGGTGGTCGTCTTCGACGTCGGTTGCGAGCTGGATCACTACCTCAGCGACGTCGGGCGCACGTTTCCCGTGTCCGGGCGTTTCACCGCCGAGCAGCGGGAGCTCCTGGAGATGGAAGTGAGCGTCTCGGACAGGATCCTGGAGGCCATTCGCCCGGGTGTCACCTTCGCGGAGCTGCGAGCCGTAGCGGATCAGGCCATCCCGGCGCACGAGAGGCCGTACATGCAAGCGGCACTGTTCTTCGGTCACGCCATCGGGCTGTCGACGGGCGACCCTTTCGACGAGACGGCGCCACTCGAGCCGGGCATGGTCTTCACCGTCGAACCCTGGTACTACAACCACGAGCGTGGGCTGAGCGTCTTCACGGAAGACGTGGTGGTGGTCACGGAGACAGGAGTGGAGGTCTTGACGGCCGGACTCCCGCGGAGCCCGGCCGCCCTGGAAGCGCTGGTGGGCGCGGTGGTGCCCCAGTAG